The proteins below are encoded in one region of Candidatus Dadabacteria bacterium:
- the mqnE gene encoding aminofutalosine synthase MqnE — protein sequence MERVLELTESFCTDPNLLPIMEKVAEGRRLSFEDGLSILDSPDLNTVGMMADYVKRKKSGEKVYFVVNRHINPSNICAISCRFCAFGTTKKSANAYELSDEQMLSMLSEEMREVHIVGGLHPDWEFDHYLDIVKMIKRHFPDIHVKAFTAVEIDWFSEISGLSLRDVLLALQDVGVDALTGGGAEILHEEVRKKICAPKTVATRWEEIHRLAHTLGIPTNATILYGHLEKPFHVVDHMERLRKIEDESPGFFAFIPVLFQPENTGLKDIKPFPASYDMKVHALARLYLDNFPHIKSYWITLGEKAAQVALHYGASDADGTIMREKIIHDAGAPSEVGHSRDFMIKMIRDSGYVPVERDALYNEIRVYN from the coding sequence ATGGAGCGAGTACTGGAGCTGACCGAGAGTTTCTGCACCGACCCGAACCTGCTCCCCATAATGGAGAAGGTCGCCGAGGGCCGCAGGCTTTCCTTTGAAGACGGGCTTTCGATACTTGATTCCCCCGATCTTAACACCGTCGGCATGATGGCGGATTACGTTAAGAGAAAGAAATCGGGGGAAAAGGTCTATTTCGTCGTGAACCGCCACATAAACCCTTCCAACATATGCGCCATATCATGTCGGTTCTGCGCTTTCGGGACCACGAAGAAGTCCGCAAACGCCTACGAGCTCTCAGACGAGCAGATGCTTTCCATGCTGAGCGAGGAGATGAGGGAGGTTCACATAGTTGGTGGCCTTCACCCTGACTGGGAGTTCGATCATTACCTGGACATAGTGAAGATGATAAAGCGCCATTTCCCGGATATTCACGTAAAGGCCTTCACCGCGGTTGAGATCGACTGGTTCTCTGAGATAAGCGGCCTTTCCCTGAGGGATGTGCTTCTCGCCCTTCAAGACGTGGGCGTTGACGCACTTACGGGCGGGGGAGCGGAGATACTGCACGAAGAGGTGAGAAAGAAGATCTGCGCCCCGAAGACGGTTGCGACAAGATGGGAGGAAATCCACCGCTTGGCTCACACACTTGGCATCCCTACAAACGCCACCATACTCTACGGTCATCTTGAAAAACCCTTCCACGTAGTTGACCACATGGAGAGGCTTAGAAAAATAGAGGACGAGTCCCCCGGATTTTTTGCGTTCATCCCCGTTCTTTTCCAGCCGGAGAACACGGGTCTTAAAGACATAAAGCCTTTTCCAGCCTCATACGACATGAAGGTTCACGCGCTTGCGAGGCTCTATCTTGACAATTTCCCTCACATAAAGTCCTACTGGATCACCCTCGGGGAAAAAGCGGCTCAGGTGGCGCTGCATTACGGCGCGAGCGACGCGGACGGAACGATAATGAGGGAAAAGATCATACACGACGCGGGCGCCCCTTCTGAAGTGGGTCACAGCAGGGATTTCATGATAAAGATGATCCGGGATTCGGGGTACGTTCCCGTTGAGAGAGACGCGCTTTATAACGAAATAAGGGTGTATAACTGA
- the msrA gene encoding peptide-methionine (S)-S-oxide reductase MsrA, translating into MEATFAGGCFWCMQPPFDSLDGVVETVVGYSGGKEKNPTYEQVWQGRTGHAEAIRVVYDPAKIDYETLLETFWINIDPTQVDGQFADRGKHYRTAIFYHNDSQKEKALLSKKKLEESGKFKKPIVTSVEKLVSFYRAEEYHQNYYEKNPIHYGNYKIGSGRAGFIERTWGKQDLQ; encoded by the coding sequence ATGGAAGCGACTTTCGCCGGAGGATGCTTCTGGTGCATGCAGCCTCCTTTTGACAGCCTCGACGGGGTTGTCGAGACGGTGGTGGGCTACTCGGGCGGAAAGGAGAAAAACCCTACGTACGAGCAGGTCTGGCAGGGTAGAACGGGCCACGCAGAAGCTATAAGGGTTGTTTACGATCCCGCGAAGATAGACTACGAAACCCTTCTTGAGACTTTCTGGATAAATATTGATCCTACCCAAGTGGACGGGCAGTTCGCCGACAGAGGAAAGCACTACAGAACCGCTATCTTCTACCATAACGATTCGCAGAAGGAAAAAGCCCTTCTCTCGAAAAAGAAACTCGAGGAGTCGGGCAAGTTCAAAAAGCCGATAGTCACCTCGGTAGAGAAGCTCGTTTCCTTCTACAGGGCAGAGGAATACCACCAGAATTACTACGAGAAAAACCCGATTCACTACGGCAATTACAAAATAGGTTCGGGGAGGGCTGGCTTTATCGAAAGGACCTGGGGAAAGCAGGATCTTCAGTGA
- a CDS encoding methyltransferase domain-containing protein, which produces MSQRVHQGEVAGTRWTPDQYLKFSQERLRPALELLDRIPLEAPGVIYDLGCGSGHITRLLAKRWPSSKVYGIDNSPQMLAEAAAEPSTIHWADADIRSWVPEESPDLIYSNASLHWVDGHSELFTRLVSYLNPGGCLAVQMPLSWDLPSHRLMRDTLADGGPDGKPVGEVSLLDALSNKWVEDSEFYYDILSPCTRHLDIWETRYLHALEGEDPVFEWVMGSGLRPILNGLPDTERNRFLKVYKRRLRDAYPIGSGNRTLYPFPRLFIIALV; this is translated from the coding sequence ATGTCGCAAAGAGTGCACCAAGGTGAAGTTGCCGGAACGCGCTGGACCCCCGATCAGTACCTGAAGTTCTCCCAGGAGCGTCTGCGACCAGCCCTTGAGTTGCTGGATCGTATACCCCTTGAGGCGCCAGGTGTGATCTATGATCTGGGTTGCGGTTCGGGCCACATAACCCGTCTTCTGGCGAAGCGCTGGCCCTCATCCAAGGTATACGGTATCGATAATTCACCGCAGATGCTGGCCGAGGCGGCTGCGGAGCCGTCAACCATACACTGGGCGGACGCCGATATCCGCAGCTGGGTGCCGGAGGAGAGCCCGGACCTTATATATTCCAATGCGTCTTTGCACTGGGTTGACGGCCACTCTGAGCTGTTTACGCGCCTGGTGAGCTACCTTAACCCGGGAGGTTGCCTTGCGGTCCAGATGCCGCTTAGCTGGGACCTTCCGTCTCACCGCCTGATGCGGGATACGTTGGCAGATGGTGGTCCCGACGGGAAGCCCGTCGGCGAGGTCTCACTTCTTGACGCCTTGTCAAACAAGTGGGTTGAGGATTCAGAGTTCTACTACGATATCCTTTCTCCCTGTACGCGACACCTTGATATCTGGGAAACGCGGTATCTCCATGCGCTGGAAGGCGAAGATCCTGTTTTTGAATGGGTTATGGGCAGCGGTCTTCGCCCGATCCTAAATGGTCTGCCCGATACTGAGCGGAACCGGTTTTTAAAGGTATACAAGCGGCGGCTTCGAGATGCTTATCCCATAGGTTCTGGGAACCGTACGCTGTATCCCTTCCCCCGCCTTTTCATCATTGCGCTAGTCTGA
- a CDS encoding menaquinone biosynthesis decarboxylase, which yields MPPKGFRNLENFISHLESIGDLKRIKTEVSPELEITEIASRTVREGGPALLFENVQGSDFPLVINLFGTEQRVELALGRKPASVGEELVEIFRKVNPPSIGGIFSVLPKATGLLSMRTKKVRRGDVQQVETEPDLSKLPVMKCWPRDGGKFVTFGLVLTRDPATGSRNLGIYRLQVYDNRTTGMHWHAHKGGAAHYHEAKKLGRDLEAAVILGGDPRMIFSAVAPLPDGMDELAFASYLRGSPMPMVKGKSISLHVPAEAEFILEGSVPRDVLRQEGPFGDHFGHYSMEADFPVFNLSEITHRKNPVYPSIVVGKPPQEDLYLGIAAGEMFSPLIKIIQPEVKDMWAYPEAGFHNLLAVSVDERYPKGGIKAMLALWGTGQLLLTKCMICVSSDVNPRDFSAVLHEIGENFDPREDFLMIQWAPLDTLDFTSNKFNVGSKMGINAVRKNTPERKTYAREVPDPREKHPEITGFRLLAGGFCAVRIDESRTDPKEMIRRLFETPGLEGVRIIALVSPDIDLTDDMELIWGIFTRFDPYLDVLFEHTELRGSAVVYDGRMGIDATVKQWYPPVIEMSEDIKDKVETRWSEYWS from the coding sequence CGGCCCCGCCCTTCTGTTTGAAAACGTCCAAGGATCAGATTTTCCCCTGGTGATAAACCTCTTCGGCACGGAGCAGAGGGTGGAGCTTGCGCTTGGCAGAAAACCCGCCTCGGTCGGCGAGGAACTCGTCGAGATATTCCGCAAGGTTAATCCTCCCTCGATAGGGGGGATTTTTTCCGTGCTTCCAAAGGCCACCGGTCTTCTTTCCATGAGAACTAAGAAGGTAAGGCGCGGCGACGTTCAGCAGGTTGAAACCGAACCCGATCTCTCGAAGCTTCCCGTGATGAAATGCTGGCCGCGCGACGGGGGAAAGTTCGTCACGTTTGGTCTTGTGCTGACGAGGGATCCCGCTACGGGCTCAAGAAACCTCGGGATTTACAGGCTTCAGGTATATGACAACAGGACTACTGGGATGCACTGGCACGCGCACAAGGGAGGAGCCGCGCACTACCACGAGGCGAAAAAACTGGGAAGAGACCTCGAAGCCGCGGTGATCCTCGGAGGAGACCCCAGGATGATCTTCTCCGCCGTCGCTCCGCTCCCAGACGGCATGGACGAACTCGCGTTTGCGAGCTATCTTCGCGGAAGCCCGATGCCCATGGTGAAGGGCAAGAGCATTTCACTTCACGTCCCGGCCGAGGCGGAATTCATACTCGAGGGTTCCGTTCCGAGGGACGTGCTGAGGCAGGAAGGGCCCTTCGGCGATCATTTCGGTCACTACTCGATGGAGGCAGATTTCCCCGTTTTTAATCTGAGCGAGATAACCCACAGGAAAAACCCCGTGTACCCTTCCATCGTGGTCGGCAAGCCTCCGCAGGAAGACCTCTACCTTGGGATCGCAGCCGGCGAGATGTTCTCCCCTCTTATAAAGATAATACAGCCCGAGGTAAAGGACATGTGGGCTTACCCAGAGGCGGGATTTCATAACCTGCTTGCGGTTTCAGTCGACGAGCGCTATCCCAAGGGCGGGATAAAGGCCATGCTTGCGCTTTGGGGAACAGGGCAGCTCCTTCTCACAAAGTGCATGATCTGCGTTTCAAGCGATGTTAACCCCAGGGATTTCTCCGCGGTGCTTCACGAAATAGGGGAGAATTTCGATCCCAGGGAGGATTTCCTCATGATACAGTGGGCTCCCTTGGATACCCTTGATTTTACGAGCAACAAGTTTAACGTGGGAAGCAAGATGGGAATAAACGCAGTAAGGAAAAACACCCCGGAGAGAAAAACCTACGCCAGGGAGGTTCCCGATCCCAGGGAAAAACACCCGGAGATAACGGGATTCAGGCTCCTTGCGGGAGGTTTCTGCGCCGTCCGGATAGATGAATCCCGGACCGATCCCAAAGAGATGATACGCAGGCTGTTTGAGACTCCGGGCCTTGAAGGGGTGCGCATAATCGCTCTTGTGAGCCCGGATATAGATTTAACTGATGACATGGAGCTTATCTGGGGTATCTTTACTAGGTTTGATCCTTATCTGGATGTTCTGTTCGAACATACGGAACTTCGGGGTTCAGCCGTTGTTTACGACGGCAGGATGGGAATCGACGCCACTGTGAAGCAGTGGTATCCCCCGGTAATAGAGATGTCGGAGGATATAAAGGACAAGGTTGAGACGAGATGGAGCGAGTACTGGAGCTGA
- a CDS encoding leucyl/phenylalanyl-tRNA--protein transferase — MTVYFLDSRIRFPDPSEAEPGGLLAVGGDLSPERLLLAYENGIFPWYSEEDPILWFSPDPRMVFLPGDFRFSKTLLKTVSSGKFSVRADTDFVAVVENCAQVQRKGQSGTWITEEMKAAYGKLHELGYAHSFETYREGELVGGLYGVSLGGAFFGESMFHLETDASKVALFHLAQRCWESGFDFIDSQVPTDHMRTLGGREISRKEFLSALESSLGKKTLRGKWEI, encoded by the coding sequence ATGACCGTTTACTTTCTCGACTCCCGAATAAGATTTCCTGATCCATCCGAAGCGGAGCCGGGAGGGCTTCTGGCGGTCGGAGGGGATCTTTCTCCCGAGAGGCTTCTTTTGGCCTACGAAAACGGCATTTTCCCTTGGTATTCCGAGGAAGACCCCATTTTATGGTTCTCTCCCGATCCGAGGATGGTCTTTCTCCCGGGGGACTTCAGGTTCTCAAAAACCCTCTTAAAGACGGTGTCTTCCGGGAAATTCTCAGTGAGGGCCGATACGGATTTCGTGGCGGTCGTTGAGAACTGCGCGCAGGTCCAGAGGAAAGGGCAGAGCGGGACTTGGATAACTGAGGAGATGAAGGCGGCTTACGGGAAACTGCATGAACTGGGTTATGCCCATTCTTTTGAGACCTACCGGGAGGGAGAGCTTGTCGGCGGTCTTTACGGAGTGTCTCTCGGTGGCGCGTTTTTCGGAGAATCGATGTTTCACCTTGAAACCGACGCTTCCAAGGTGGCCCTTTTCCATCTGGCGCAGAGATGCTGGGAATCCGGTTTTGATTTCATAGATTCCCAGGTTCCGACGGATCATATGAGGACTCTCGGAGGAAGAGAAATCTCAAGAAAGGAGTTTCTGTCCGCGCTTGAATCCTCTCTTGGGAAGAAGACCCTGCGTGGCAAGTGGGAGATCTGA
- a CDS encoding type 1 glutamine amidotransferase: protein MPKLLVFQHVPHEILGTLDPMLRDAGFRIRYVNFGRSNYKIPRLRNYDGLVVLGGPMNVDEIEEYPYLVPETESIREFIEMDAPVLGVCLGSQLIAKALGARIRKNPEKEIGWYDVSPTEEGGEDRLMGAFGAVEKVFQWHGDTFEIPPGAVHLATSPACANQAFRYGDKVYGFQFHLEVDAPMIERWLVTPVNKKEIEELGGKINPDVIRSETPKHIDALSDLSRRTFGGFIDLLGGTSEKKAHMPSV, encoded by the coding sequence ATGCCGAAACTGCTTGTCTTCCAGCATGTCCCCCACGAGATACTGGGAACTCTTGACCCGATGCTAAGGGATGCCGGTTTCAGGATACGTTACGTAAACTTCGGCCGTTCAAACTACAAGATCCCCAGACTCCGCAATTACGATGGTCTTGTTGTTCTGGGGGGGCCGATGAACGTGGACGAGATCGAGGAGTATCCTTACCTCGTACCGGAGACCGAGTCCATAAGGGAGTTTATCGAAATGGACGCTCCGGTGCTCGGCGTATGTCTCGGTTCGCAACTGATTGCCAAGGCCCTCGGAGCCCGGATTCGCAAGAACCCGGAAAAAGAGATCGGCTGGTACGACGTTTCCCCTACCGAAGAGGGGGGAGAGGACCGTCTTATGGGCGCATTCGGCGCGGTTGAGAAGGTCTTTCAGTGGCACGGGGATACTTTTGAGATTCCACCGGGCGCCGTGCACTTGGCCACTTCCCCCGCGTGCGCGAACCAGGCGTTTCGATACGGAGACAAGGTGTACGGGTTTCAGTTCCACCTCGAGGTAGACGCGCCCATGATAGAGCGCTGGCTAGTCACTCCGGTGAACAAAAAGGAAATCGAAGAACTCGGCGGCAAGATAAATCCCGACGTTATAAGGTCCGAGACTCCAAAACACATAGATGCCCTTTCCGATCTCAGCAGGCGGACTTTCGGTGGTTTTATCGATCTGCTTGGGGGCACTTCGGAGAAAAAGGCGCATATGCCTTCTGTCTGA